The following proteins are co-located in the Mus pahari chromosome 14, PAHARI_EIJ_v1.1, whole genome shotgun sequence genome:
- the Kcnj16 gene encoding inward rectifier potassium channel 16, which produces MSYYGSSYRIVNADSKYPGYPPEHAIAEKRRARRRLLHKDGSCNVYFKHIFGEWGSYMVDIFTTLVDTKWRHMFVIFSLSYILSWLIFGSIFWLIAFHHGDLLSDPDITPCVDNVHSFTAAFLFSLETQTTIGYGYRCVTEECSVAVLTVVLQSILSCIINTFIIGAALAKMATARKRAQTIRFSYFALIGMRDGKLCLMWRIGDFRPNHVVEGTVRAQLLRYSEDSEGRMTMAFKDLKLVNDQIILVTPVTIVHEIDHESPLYALDRKAVAKDNFEILVTFIYTGDSTGTSHQSRSSYIPREILWGHRFHDVLEVKRKFYKVNCLQFEGSVEVYAPFCSAKQLDWKDQQLNNLEKTSPARGSCTSDTNTRRRSFSAVAMVSSCENPEETILSPQEECKEVPYQKALLTLNRISMESQM; this is translated from the coding sequence ATGAGCTATTACGGAAGTAGCTACCGGATCGTCAATGCGGACTCCAAATATCCAGGCTACCCTCCAGAGCATGCCATCGCTGAGAAGAGAAGAGCAAGAAGGCGCTTGCTCCACAAAGATGGCAGCTGTAATGTGTACTTTAAACACATTTTTGGAGAATGGGGGAGCTACATGGTTGATATTTTCACCACTCTTGTGGATACCAAGTGGCGCCATATGTTTGTAATATTTTCTCTGTCTTACATTCTCTCCTGGTTGATATTTGGCTCCATATTTTGGCTCATAGCCTTTCATCACGGAGACCTATTAAGCGATCCAGATATCACCCCTTGTGTTGACAACGTGCATTCATTTACGGCAGCGTTTTTATTCTCCCTTGAGACCCAAACCACCATAGGGTATGGTTACCGTTGTGTCACCGAAGAGTGCTCTGTGGCCGTGCTGACAGTGGTCCTTCAGTCCATCCTAAGCTGCATCATAAACACCTTCATCATTGGAGCAGCCTTGGCAAAGATGGCAACTGCCCGGAAGAGAGCCCAGACCATACGCTTCAGCTATTTTGCCCTCATTGGTATGAGAGACGGGAAGCTTTGCCTCATGTGGCGCATAGGTGACTTCCGACCAAACCATGTGGTAGAGGGCACAGTGAGAGCCCAGCTTCTGCGCTATTCAGAAGACAGTGAAGGGAGGATGACGATGGCGTTTAAAGACCTCAAACTCGTCAATGACCAGATAATCCTGGTAACTCCAGTGACTATTGTCCATGAAATTGACCACGAGAGCCCTCTGTATGCCCTTGACCGCAAGGCAGTGGCCAAAGATAATTTCGAGATTCTGGTGACATTTATTTATACTGGTGATTCCACTGGGACATCCCACCAGTCCAGAAGTTCCTACATCCCCAGAGAAATTCTCTGGGGCCACAGGTTTCATGATGTATTGGAAGTGAAGAGAAAGTTCTACAAGGTGAACTGCTTGCAGTTTGAAGGAAGCGTGGAAGTCTATGCCCCCTTTTGCAGTGCCAAACAACTGGACTGGAAGGACCAACAACTCAACAACTTGGAGAAAACATCCCCTGCCCGAGGATCCTGCACCTCTGACACCAACACCAGGAGGAGGTCCTTCAGCGCAGTTGCCATGGTGAGCAGCTGTGAGAACCCAGAGGAGACCATCCTGTCCCCACAAGAGGAGTGTAAGGAGGTCCCCTATCAGAAAGCCCTCCTGACTTTAAATAGAATCTCCATGGAATCCCAGATGTAG